Genomic segment of Oceanimonas sp. GK1:
TGGCCACCGAAAAACTGGCCGAAGGCATTCGCAACTTCGCCATTGACCAGGGCAAGCTGGAAGACATGCTCAAGGCGATGATTTAAATAACAGGGATTGGGGACTCGGGATCAGAGAATCGCGAGTCCCTTCCACGCTCTCCCCATTCCCCTATTCCCCCATTCCTCACTCCCCCATTCCTCACTCCCCCATTTTGCGTTTCAACTTAATAAATCTGCAATAACAACGTTCTAATTTATAACCTGTTGTGATATATGAACTACGACTGCAACTGATAGCCAACAGGAGGGAGCCCCATGGAGAGGTTTAGCTTCGATCAGGAATTTGTAGTTGAAAAGCGAGCACGCGCTCCGCGCGAGCCAGCCCAAAAGCGTAAATGGCGGGAAATAGAAGCCCTTAAAGACAAAAAACGTTTACGGGAAGAACTTCAGCAACTCGATTGTACCTTCGAACTCGATGAACGTATCGAAGAGCTGGAGCTGTAAGAGCACGTAATATAATTCAGGCGCCCTGGTGGCGCCTTTTTTTATGGCGCCAGCGGCAGTTGCCAGTCAATGGGGGTTTTGCCCTGGGCTTCCAGCAACTGGTTGGTCTTGGAAAAATGGCGGCAGCCGAAAAAGCCCCGGTGGGCCGACAGCGGGCTGGGATGAGGCGCACTCAGCACATGATGACGCCGGCGGTCGACATGGCTGCCCTTTTTCTGGGCATGGCTGCCCCAGAGCAAAAACACCACCCCCTCGCAGTATTCGTTTACCGTCTGGATCACCTTATCGGTAAAGGTCTCCCAACCCAGTCCAGCATGGGAATGGGCCTTGCCCTTCTCCACCGTTAACACGGTATTGAGCATCAGCACCCCCTGCCGGGCCCAAGATTCCAGAAAGCCATGCTGAGGTGCTTTAAAACCGGGAATGTCGCTTTCCAGCTCTTTATACATATTGCGCAGCGACGGCGGCACTTTTATTCCCGGGCGTACGGAAAAACACAGGCCGTGGGCCTGGCCGGGACCGTGATACGGATCCTGCCCCAGCATTACCACCTTGACTGCGGCCAGCTCGGTCAGCTTGAGAGCATTGAACACGTCGGCTTCAGGCGGATAAATCTCCTTGCCCGCCTGCCGGGCCTGAGTGACCGCCGCCATGGTCTGCTGAAAATAGGGTTGCTGTTTTTCCGGGCCGATGGCCTCGCTCCAGGTGGTGTTCATCAGGTTTTTCCAGTTAAAAAGTTTACTTGTTCCACGTCTCACGTCTCACTGCGCGGGCGAATCAGCCCTTCCTGCATGGTCGTCGCCACCAGCCGGCCGTCGCGGCTGTATAGCCTGCCCTGCACCAGGCCGCGGCCGGCAATGGCCCGCGGGCTGTCCATCACATACAGCACCCAGTCATCAAAACGAAAATCCTCGTGAAACCACATGGAATGATCGATGGTGGCCACCTGCAGCTCCCGCTCCCAGAACGAATGGCCATGGGGCATCAGCGCCGTGGGCAAAAAGTTGAAATCGGAGGCGTAGGCCAGCAGGTATTTGTGAATACGCGGATCATCGGGCAATTCACCATTGGCCTTCAGCCAGATGCAGCGCCGCGGCTCGGCCTTTTCCGGTTTCATGGGATCCACGTAGTTGACCTGGCGCATCTCGATGGGATTTTCCGCCAGCAGCTTTTTGCGCAGCCTGGTTGGCACCTGCCCAGCCAGCGCCGCCAGCCGTTCGCTTTCCGGCACCAGCCCTTCTGGGCCCGCCACCTCCGGCATCAGCGCCTGGTGCTCAAAGCCTGCCACCGGCAGCTGGAACGACGCCGTCATGTAAAAAATGGGCTTGCCGTATTGCAGCGCCTGCACCCG
This window contains:
- the tesB gene encoding acyl-CoA thioesterase II, which produces MSRALDDLLTLLALEPLDDGLYRGQSLDLGFGAVFGGQVMGQALAAAKYTLTPERPVHSFHSYFLRPGDVSKPIIYDVENIRDGQTTSTRRVQALQYGKPIFYMTASFQLPVAGFEHQALMPEVAGPEGLVPESERLAALAGQVPTRLRKKLLAENPIEMRQVNYVDPMKPEKAEPRRCIWLKANGELPDDPRIHKYLLAYASDFNFLPTALMPHGHSFWERELQVATIDHSMWFHEDFRFDDWVLYVMDSPRAIAGRGLVQGRLYSRDGRLVATTMQEGLIRPRSET
- the ung gene encoding uracil-DNA glycosylase codes for the protein MNTTWSEAIGPEKQQPYFQQTMAAVTQARQAGKEIYPPEADVFNALKLTELAAVKVVMLGQDPYHGPGQAHGLCFSVRPGIKVPPSLRNMYKELESDIPGFKAPQHGFLESWARQGVLMLNTVLTVEKGKAHSHAGLGWETFTDKVIQTVNEYCEGVVFLLWGSHAQKKGSHVDRRRHHVLSAPHPSPLSAHRGFFGCRHFSKTNQLLEAQGKTPIDWQLPLAP
- a CDS encoding DUF3545 family protein encodes the protein MERFSFDQEFVVEKRARAPREPAQKRKWREIEALKDKKRLREELQQLDCTFELDERIEELEL